In Populus nigra chromosome 10, ddPopNigr1.1, whole genome shotgun sequence, the following proteins share a genomic window:
- the LOC133705050 gene encoding uncharacterized protein LOC133705050: MINKLEAKKLLKDKKLWFASFLIAWAAALQGHMMWLQRQDSFKQKFGTLNEDNSDVAQE; the protein is encoded by the exons ATGATTAACAAATTGGAAGCAAAGAAACTCCTCAAGGACAAGAAATTATGGTTTGCTTCTTTTTTGATTGCCTGGGCTGCTGCTCTCCAG GGTCACATGATGTGGTTGCAGAGACAGGACTCTTTCAAGCAGAAGTTTGGAACATTAAACGAAGATAATAGTGATGTTGCACAAGAGTGA
- the LOC133706002 gene encoding uncharacterized protein LOC133706002 produces MHKSFWITRDAGCLNDGDVGFDNSSRMEAKRSHQWFMDSPGPELFSNKKQAVEHSSNNRPVAGMSHMNISPWNNTSSFQSVSGHFSDRLFGSEPLRPINGSNFLSSGNGNMNMGRKDFIYGSNCSMGLSMSHNIEDPSASISFGGIRKVKVNQVRDSSNGISSSVGHSYARGDDNIISISPAYNKRESNTISLGSTYNNGDENTISISPTFSKADGNFISIRHAFSKDDGNFISMGHNYNKGDESILSMGQPFDKEDANFITIGPSYDKEDNHFISMAPSYNKGPDNFISMGPSYDKTSENFILMGSSFSKGGDNNISNGPAYDKADSDIASMAPAQDKGNSGILSMGHNYNKGDNNAISFGGFHDEPETSSSGNIITGYELLVSNQDTAQTSEVSAQNVLPQANADPQLNTDSALKIIADPQLNSALEANSKTDTDIKGKEPKGSINAAPKNKEPKTPIDSASKNKELKTLKKVPANNFPSNVKSLLSTGLLDGVPVKYVSWSREKTLQGIIKGTGYLCGCKECGSNKALNAYEFERHANCKTKHPNNHIFFENGKTIYAVVQELKNTPQEVLFNAIQTVTGSHINQKNFRIWKASYQAATRELQRIYGKDEVTVPS; encoded by the exons ATG CACAAAAGCTTTTGGATTACCAGAGATGCCGGGTGTTTAAATGATGGAGATGTAGGTTTTGATAATTCCTCGAGAATGGAAGCAAAGCGTAGTCATCAGTGGTTTATGGATAGCCCTGGACCTGAATTGTTCAGCAACAAGAAACAAGCAGTCGAACATTCTAGCAACAACAGGCCAGTTGCGGGAATGTCACATATGAACATTTCTCCATGGAATAATACTTCGAGCTTCCAGTCAGTTTCAGGACATTTCAGTGACCGTCTGTTTGGGTCTGAACCATTGCGGCCTATCAATGGTagcaattttctttcttctggCAATGGAAATATGAACATGggaagaaaggatttcatataTGGCAGCAATTGCTCTATGGGTTTGTCTATGTCTCATAACATTGAAGATCCGTCTGCATCCATTAGTTTTGGTGGCATCAGAAAAGTAAAAGTCAATCAAGTTAGAGACTCGAGCAATGGCATTTCTTCATCAGTGGGGCACTCATATGCTAGAGGAGATGacaatataatttcaataaGTCCTGCCTATAATAAGAGAGAAAGCAACACCATCTCTTTAGGCTCTACTTATAATAACGGGGATGAGAATACCATCTCAATCAGCCCCACATTCAGTAAGGCAGATGGCAATTTCATTTCAATACGTCATGCATTTAGTAAGGATGATGGAAATTTCATATCAATGGGCCACAATTATAACAAAGGAGATGAGAGTATCTTATCAATGGGCCAGCCCTTTGACAAGGAGGATGCCAATTTTATAACAATTGGTCCATCTTATGACAAGGAAGATAACCATTTCATATCAATGGCTCCCTCCTACAATAAGGGACCtgataatttcatttcaatggGACCCTCCTATGATAAAACAAGTGAAAACTTCATTTTGATGGGTTCCTCATTTAGCAAGGGAGGAGATAATAACATATCAAATGGTCCAGCATATGACAAGGCAGATTCTGACATTGCGTCCATGGCACCTGCCCAGGACAAAGGGAATTCTGGTATTCTATCTATGGGTCACAACTACAACAAGGGTGATAACAATGCCATTTCTTTTGGAGGCTTTCATGATGAACCTGAGACCAGTTCCTCTGGCAATATTATTACTGGCTATGAGTTGCTAGTGAGCAATCAGGACACCGCTCAAACTTCAGAAGTGTCGGCTCAGAACGTTTTGCCCCAGGCAAATGCAGATCCACAGTTGAATACTGATAGTGCTCTGAAGATCATTGCTGATCCACAGCTAAATAGTGCTCTGGAAGCTAATTCCAAAACTGATACTGACATCAAGGGTAAAGAGCCAAAGGGATCAATCAATGCAGCCCCCAAGAATAAAGAGCCAAAGACACCAATTGATTCTGCCTCTAAGAATAAAGAGCTGAAGACATTGAAGAAGGTCCCTGCTAACAACTTCCCTTCAAATGTCAAGAGCTTGCTATCTACTGGCTTGCTTGATGGGGTCCCTGTTAAATATGTTTCCTGGTCAAGGGAG AAAACTCTTCAAGGAATCATAAAAGGGACTGGGTATTTATGTGGTTGCAAAGAATGCGGCTCTAACAAG GCTCTGAATGCATATGAATTTGAACGTCATGCTAACTGCAAGACCAAGCATCCCAATAACCATATTTTCTTTGAGAATGGGAAGACTATCTATGCAGTAGTTCAAGAGCTGAAGAACACTCCTCAGGAGGTGCTGTTTAATGCAATCCAAACTGTTACCGGGTCTCATATTAATCAGAAGAATTTCCGTATCTGGAAAG CATCATATCAAGCTGCCACCCGTGAACTTCAGCGCATCTATGGAAAGGATGAAGTCACTGTGCCATCTTGA
- the LOC133705969 gene encoding zinc finger protein ZAT11-like, giving the protein MKRSLYAREIDSITMANCLVFLSKGRESYPFPSFDHAINNNSPSRVFECKTCNRKFPSFQALGGHRASHKKPKLMGGEGSFESQSPAKPKTHECSICGLEFAIGQALGGHMRRHRAALNDQNQLADPLSPPSSDHQQVVPVVKRSNSRRVLCLDLNLTPNENDMELFKLGNAAPIHS; this is encoded by the coding sequence ATGAAGAGAAGTTTGTATGCGAGAGAGATTGATAGCATAACCATGGCAAACTGCTTGGTGTTTCTATCTAAAGGAAGGGAATCATATCCTTTCCCTTCCTTTGATCACGCCATTAACAATAATTCTCCGAGTCGTGTTTTTGAGTGCAAAACATGCAACAGGAAATTCCCATCATTTCAAGCCTTGGGTGGTCACCGTGCAAGTCACAAGAAGCCTAAGTTGATGGGAGGAGAAGGGAGCTTCGAGTCTCAATCGCCGGCGAAGCCTAAAACACACGAGTGCTCTATTTGTGGGCTAGAGTTTGCAATAGGGCAAGCTTTGGGTGGTCATATGAGGAGACATAGAGCTGCCTTGAACGATCAAAACCAGCTGGCGGATCCTTTGAGCCCTCCTAGTTCTGATCATCAGCAAGTAGTTCCTGTCGTGAAGAGATCTAACAGTAGGAGGGTTTTGTGTTTGGATTTGAATTTGACTCCTAATGAGAATGATATGGAGTTGTTCAAGCTGGGAAACGCAGCTCCTATACATAGTTGA